A part of Planococcus sp. MB-3u-03 genomic DNA contains:
- a CDS encoding SurA N-terminal domain-containing protein yields the protein MIKKWFLGLSLGTSLIVLSACGGTDESAENENAQPETEEQAPSGEESAEQPEMPEPDLEGIPEVVAQVNGEEVSKEEFETAYTGQFQQAAMQAQMSGQEIDQNQLKTQLAESMVGQKLLVQEAENQELTASDEEVDETLDQLAKQNGLESKDEFLSALNEQGMAEDEVMSQIETQVKVDQLIAESAGDTDPSNEEVEAAYEQVKAQQEQMGSEEELPAFDELKPELEEQVKMQKENEATQTLVAELREKADVTINL from the coding sequence ATGATTAAAAAATGGTTTTTAGGCCTATCCCTTGGTACATCACTCATCGTATTGTCTGCATGCGGAGGTACCGATGAATCCGCAGAAAACGAAAACGCGCAACCTGAAACTGAAGAACAAGCCCCTAGCGGCGAGGAAAGTGCCGAGCAACCGGAAATGCCAGAACCTGATTTGGAAGGCATTCCTGAAGTCGTAGCACAAGTAAACGGCGAAGAAGTCAGCAAAGAGGAATTTGAAACAGCCTATACAGGGCAATTCCAGCAAGCAGCCATGCAAGCACAAATGTCCGGCCAGGAAATCGACCAGAATCAATTGAAAACTCAATTGGCGGAAAGCATGGTCGGCCAGAAATTGCTCGTTCAGGAAGCTGAAAATCAAGAACTGACTGCGTCCGACGAAGAAGTGGACGAGACATTGGACCAGCTAGCAAAACAAAATGGCCTCGAGTCGAAAGATGAATTCCTGTCAGCCTTGAACGAGCAAGGCATGGCAGAAGATGAAGTCATGTCCCAAATCGAAACACAAGTGAAAGTGGACCAGCTGATCGCTGAATCCGCTGGAGATACCGACCCTAGCAACGAAGAAGTGGAAGCAGCCTATGAGCAAGTCAAAGCCCAGCAAGAACAAATGGGCAGCGAAGAAGAACTCCCTGCTTTTGATGAACTGAAACCAGAACTTGAAGAACAGGTCAAAATGCAAAAAGAAAACGAAGCTACCCAAACACTTGTAGCGGAACTTCGTGAAAAAGCAGACGTCACCATCAACCTTTAA
- a CDS encoding amino acid ABC transporter ATP-binding protein, whose product MIIGENIHKSFGDLEVLKGVDLHVQPQEVVVLVGVSGSGKSTLLRCFNFLEMINEGSITIDGKKVDPKKDNLTKIRAEVGMVFQHFNLFPHKTVLENVIEAPITVKKMNKEKAKKLGLALLEKVGLSDKADVYPSKLSGGQKQRVAIARSLAMEPKVMLFDEPTSALDPELVGEVLQVMKQLAEEGMTMVVVTHEMKFAKEVADRIIMIDQGTIIESADPQNFFGNPQHERTRQFIQLVE is encoded by the coding sequence ATGATTATTGGAGAGAATATACACAAATCCTTTGGTGATCTCGAGGTGTTGAAGGGCGTGGATCTCCACGTCCAGCCCCAAGAGGTGGTTGTTCTGGTCGGGGTCAGCGGATCCGGCAAAAGTACGCTGCTCAGATGCTTTAACTTCCTGGAGATGATCAACGAAGGATCCATCACGATCGACGGCAAGAAAGTCGATCCGAAAAAAGATAATTTGACGAAGATTCGCGCCGAAGTGGGCATGGTCTTCCAGCATTTCAATCTTTTCCCGCATAAGACAGTGCTCGAGAATGTCATCGAAGCGCCCATTACGGTCAAGAAGATGAACAAGGAAAAAGCTAAAAAACTCGGCCTTGCGCTATTGGAGAAAGTCGGCTTGAGCGATAAGGCGGATGTCTACCCGAGCAAATTATCGGGCGGGCAGAAGCAGCGTGTCGCGATCGCCCGTTCACTTGCGATGGAACCGAAAGTGATGCTCTTCGATGAGCCTACCTCGGCGCTCGATCCGGAACTTGTCGGGGAAGTGCTTCAGGTTATGAAGCAGCTCGCTGAAGAAGGCATGACGATGGTCGTCGTGACCCACGAGATGAAATTCGCCAAAGAAGTGGCGGACCGCATCATCATGATCGATCAAGGGACCATCATCGAATCCGCGGACCCGCAGAATTTCTTCGGAAATCCGCAGCATGAACGGACACGTCAATTTATCCAATTGGTTGAGTGA
- a CDS encoding amino acid ABC transporter permease, which translates to MPELLVTVYDVFIRTYPGFLEATLVTLQLTAVGVILGTLIGLVFALMKISGSKILQAIANIYITIIRGTPLIVQIMFLYFGIVEFYTMSNFWAGAIALGVHNGAYIAEIFRGAIQGVDPGQREASMSLGMNRKQTMQRIVFPQALRRSIPPLGNQFIITLKDSSLVYIIGVAEIFSLGNREAAQSYQPFESFLVVGVYYLVLVMIFTLLLRLYENRLDVDKT; encoded by the coding sequence ATGCCAGAATTACTTGTCACGGTTTATGATGTTTTTATTCGAACGTATCCAGGCTTCCTGGAAGCTACACTCGTCACCTTGCAATTGACGGCTGTTGGTGTCATTCTTGGGACGCTGATTGGCTTAGTGTTTGCGCTGATGAAGATTTCCGGTTCTAAAATTTTACAAGCAATTGCCAATATCTACATTACAATCATTCGCGGTACGCCTTTGATTGTTCAAATTATGTTTTTGTATTTTGGAATTGTTGAATTTTACACGATGTCGAACTTCTGGGCAGGGGCAATTGCGCTTGGTGTTCACAATGGCGCCTACATCGCAGAGATTTTCCGCGGGGCGATTCAAGGAGTGGACCCAGGCCAGCGCGAAGCGAGTATGTCGCTCGGGATGAACCGCAAGCAGACGATGCAGCGGATTGTATTCCCGCAGGCACTGCGCCGATCCATCCCGCCGCTTGGCAACCAGTTTATTATCACACTGAAAGATTCTTCACTTGTCTATATTATTGGTGTTGCAGAAATCTTTTCACTCGGCAATCGGGAAGCTGCGCAGTCCTATCAGCCATTCGAATCATTTCTTGTCGTCGGGGTTTATTACCTCGTGCTCGTCATGATTTTCACGCTGCTCTTGCGCCTGTATGAAAACCGGCTTGATGTGGACAAAACCTAA
- a CDS encoding transporter substrate-binding domain-containing protein, giving the protein MNKKFTTAGVILTAGMLLAACGSDDSTTGSEGSSEGAAGSDLNLLEEGQFTTASSGLYKPFSFEEGGELKGFDIDIGNAIAEEMGLEPSPVTTPFETIIQGLNSNRFDAIIGSMSKTAERAEQVSFSDPYYYSGGAIFVREGTTDIQSVDDLADKKIGVVGQTTYDTVAQEHTDDIQYYSSDVVALQDLEIEGRLDAVITADVVGFEAQNEGLAVEMVGDPLWVEQPSIAVRKDDEELLAAVNEALDTIIENGTYDEISQKWFGRNLLDIDLEGVEVLE; this is encoded by the coding sequence ATGAATAAAAAATTTACAACAGCAGGCGTAATTTTAACAGCAGGCATGCTTCTGGCAGCCTGTGGATCGGATGACTCAACCACCGGCTCGGAAGGATCAAGCGAAGGAGCGGCAGGCAGCGATTTGAACCTTCTTGAAGAAGGGCAATTTACAACTGCTTCCAGTGGACTATACAAACCGTTCAGTTTTGAAGAAGGCGGCGAACTTAAAGGGTTTGACATTGATATCGGCAATGCCATTGCAGAAGAAATGGGACTGGAACCAAGTCCAGTGACTACGCCATTTGAAACAATTATCCAGGGGTTAAATTCAAACCGCTTTGACGCTATTATCGGTTCGATGTCTAAAACTGCAGAGCGCGCAGAACAGGTGAGTTTCTCTGACCCTTACTATTATTCAGGCGGCGCTATTTTCGTGCGTGAAGGAACGACCGATATCCAGTCTGTTGATGATCTGGCAGATAAGAAAATTGGAGTGGTCGGCCAGACTACATATGACACGGTAGCTCAGGAGCACACCGACGATATCCAGTACTATTCCAGTGACGTAGTAGCTTTGCAGGATTTGGAAATTGAAGGCCGCCTGGACGCTGTCATTACGGCAGACGTAGTTGGCTTTGAAGCTCAGAATGAGGGCTTGGCTGTTGAAATGGTGGGAGATCCGCTATGGGTAGAGCAACCTTCCATCGCTGTTCGTAAAGACGATGAGGAACTACTTGCTGCAGTTAATGAAGCCTTGGATACAATCATTGAGAACGGTACCTACGATGAAATCTCACAAAAATGGTTCGGCCGCAATCTCCTCGATATTGACCTTGAAGGCGTAGAAGTTCTTGAATAA
- a CDS encoding MurR/RpiR family transcriptional regulator, whose product MQDLLRNVSASYKDFSSGQKKIADLFFREPIFIAFSSALEVGRRVQVSESTVIRWTQKLGYRGYTEFQHTLQRKLAEERLDNAQQEQPAAADQSFLENLLDADITSILKLKQTINEENLLQVVDRISKSKQRYVTGNFFDFGLAEWFGGWLGNALGNSAMMQPGTAAYYGQMAELGPHDTIIAFAFPRYTRTLMETLEQAKRKGAEVIVLTDREDSPAAKSADIVLTVSVNANLNIDSYTAVHALLTSVMRFVYVKEHAKVKEKLAQLEAAYSDQDIFI is encoded by the coding sequence ATGCAGGATTTACTGCGAAATGTGTCAGCTTCATATAAAGATTTCAGTTCTGGTCAAAAAAAGATAGCAGACCTCTTTTTCCGCGAACCGATATTCATTGCTTTTTCATCCGCATTGGAAGTAGGGAGGCGCGTACAGGTCAGTGAATCGACCGTCATCAGATGGACGCAGAAGCTCGGTTACAGGGGTTATACAGAGTTTCAGCATACGCTCCAGCGCAAACTGGCGGAGGAACGGCTGGACAATGCGCAGCAGGAACAGCCTGCTGCTGCGGACCAGTCGTTTCTTGAAAACTTGCTCGATGCAGACATCACCAGCATCCTGAAGCTCAAGCAAACGATCAATGAAGAAAATTTATTGCAAGTGGTCGACCGCATCAGCAAGTCTAAACAGCGCTACGTCACAGGCAATTTCTTCGATTTCGGCTTAGCCGAATGGTTCGGGGGCTGGCTTGGTAATGCGCTTGGAAATTCAGCGATGATGCAGCCTGGCACTGCCGCTTATTACGGGCAGATGGCAGAGCTCGGGCCGCACGATACGATTATCGCGTTCGCGTTCCCGCGCTATACGCGCACCTTGATGGAAACTTTGGAGCAAGCGAAGCGCAAAGGAGCGGAAGTGATCGTCTTGACTGACAGGGAAGACTCACCAGCCGCGAAGAGCGCCGATATCGTGCTCACGGTTTCTGTCAATGCGAACTTGAATATCGATTCCTATACGGCGGTCCATGCGTTATTGACTTCTGTGATGCGCTTTGTCTATGTCAAAGAACATGCAAAAGTGAAAGAAAAACTCGCACAGCTCGAAGCGGCTTACAGTGACCAGGACATCTTCATATGA
- a CDS encoding carotenoid biosynthesis protein: MKWEDRIFKLFIFWYICGVILLSFDLLPPWLEWANAFFLILAGTLGFLYLWRRFGPAIGGSIGVLIFFSTFIVEWAGADSGFLFGSYDYTDRFAPNVFGVPIAIGFAWLMVMATSHVIARWIVPGGGILYAATGGIAAVIIDLIIDPVAYKVKGYWLWEDTGFYYDIPWTNFTGWFIVAFVLHLILDAAFKNQKLEVTAGQAEKRMALLYVLMIALFVLLGLIGGLWLAAALTSVLTAAIVALAWKRRPQ, translated from the coding sequence GTGAAATGGGAAGATCGGATTTTCAAGTTATTCATTTTTTGGTATATCTGCGGCGTTATCTTGCTGAGTTTTGATTTATTGCCGCCCTGGCTAGAATGGGCCAACGCCTTCTTCCTGATCCTTGCGGGAACACTCGGCTTCCTTTATTTATGGCGGCGCTTCGGCCCTGCAATCGGCGGATCGATCGGCGTACTCATTTTTTTCTCGACGTTCATCGTCGAATGGGCTGGCGCTGACAGCGGCTTCTTGTTCGGGTCTTATGACTATACCGACCGCTTCGCCCCGAATGTCTTCGGCGTCCCGATCGCGATCGGGTTCGCCTGGCTCATGGTCATGGCGACAAGCCACGTCATCGCACGCTGGATCGTGCCGGGCGGCGGCATCCTTTACGCAGCCACTGGAGGCATTGCGGCGGTCATCATCGACTTGATCATCGATCCGGTCGCCTATAAAGTGAAAGGCTATTGGCTATGGGAAGACACAGGTTTCTACTATGATATCCCGTGGACCAATTTCACTGGCTGGTTTATCGTGGCATTCGTCCTTCACCTGATACTCGATGCCGCCTTCAAAAATCAGAAGCTCGAAGTAACAGCGGGACAGGCAGAAAAGCGCATGGCTCTGTTGTATGTGCTGATGATCGCCTTGTTCGTGCTGCTCGGGTTGATCGGCGGATTATGGCTGGCTGCTGCATTGACTTCCGTTCTGACGGCAGCGATCGTCGCCCTGGCATGGAAGAGGCGGCCGCAATGA
- a CDS encoding lysophospholipid acyltransferase family protein produces MIQAKKSALFERAFALYLMPSIQRSFSHLYGRSIRPPKGPALIISNHSSWWDGLLFFFLNRRVWNLDVHIMMHERGLKEFPFFRRLGAFSIDRSNPKDILASLRYAENLLKQGKTVILFPQGDEYHLETRPLEFHTGVLYLMEKCPEIPLVPVRFYYSMRREKHPEVWIDQGDSLTLDDIPAGSRHDRTVWLQERETAALDQLKQEVLEENYEKFQEMLKRRRTS; encoded by the coding sequence ATGATACAGGCCAAAAAATCAGCGCTCTTTGAACGCGCATTCGCTCTCTATTTGATGCCGTCGATCCAGCGGTCTTTTTCACATCTTTACGGCCGCAGCATCCGCCCGCCTAAAGGGCCGGCACTGATCATTTCAAACCACAGCTCTTGGTGGGACGGGCTGTTGTTCTTTTTCCTGAACCGGCGCGTCTGGAACTTGGATGTCCATATCATGATGCACGAACGCGGACTGAAGGAATTTCCTTTTTTCCGCCGGCTCGGCGCCTTTTCAATCGACCGCAGCAATCCGAAAGATATTTTGGCCTCGCTGCGCTATGCCGAGAACTTATTGAAACAAGGCAAAACGGTCATCCTGTTTCCGCAAGGCGATGAATATCATTTGGAGACACGCCCGCTGGAATTTCATACAGGCGTCCTTTACTTGATGGAGAAATGCCCCGAGATTCCGCTTGTTCCGGTACGCTTTTATTATTCAATGCGCCGGGAAAAACATCCTGAAGTGTGGATCGACCAAGGTGACAGCCTGACACTTGATGACATTCCCGCAGGCTCGAGGCACGACAGGACCGTATGGCTACAGGAGCGGGAAACCGCAGCGCTTGACCAGTTGAAACAGGAAGTGCTCGAAGAGAATTACGAGAAATTCCAGGAGATGCTGAAAAGGAGGCGTACATCATGA
- a CDS encoding glycosyltransferase, translating into MITALIVIHIAFFLWIVFNRLFLPALPKQPLVKAEPLVSILVPMRNEERNVPTIIRSLKETDWEKAEFILLNDQSTDGTQAALDREIAGDKRFTVLQGVELPAEWIGKVHACHQLQKHASGDYLFFVDADVRFRKQAVRQTIGLMEKRHAALLSGFPAFEVPVFLSKLLVPMLHFVILFHLPLALANYAKFPAATAANGMWMAFERQAYESIGGHEAVRTSLVEDVHIARTLKQAGHRVLLANITASVKCRMYETPAEVWEGFLKNSYTGIGRSPLIAILLTLFYSVFYIFPLLLATAGLVTANWIWLLPYALTVLQRWYVDMVTNQRWYLAFLIPLQAAAMLAVMLTAMKKSLKNESYTWKGRHYS; encoded by the coding sequence ATGATCACGGCTTTGATCGTCATCCATATCGCCTTTTTCTTGTGGATTGTCTTCAACCGCCTATTCCTCCCAGCGTTGCCCAAACAGCCTTTAGTCAAAGCTGAGCCGCTCGTGTCCATTCTCGTGCCGATGCGCAACGAAGAACGCAACGTGCCGACGATTATCCGTTCATTAAAAGAGACCGACTGGGAAAAGGCCGAATTCATCCTATTGAATGACCAGTCGACAGACGGCACCCAAGCGGCACTCGACCGGGAAATCGCGGGCGACAAGCGCTTCACTGTCCTGCAAGGCGTCGAACTGCCTGCCGAATGGATCGGCAAAGTCCACGCCTGCCACCAGCTGCAGAAACACGCTTCCGGCGACTACTTATTCTTCGTCGATGCCGATGTCCGCTTCCGCAAGCAGGCGGTGCGTCAGACAATCGGCTTGATGGAAAAACGGCACGCTGCCCTGTTGTCCGGATTCCCTGCTTTTGAAGTGCCTGTGTTCTTGAGTAAATTACTCGTGCCGATGCTTCATTTCGTCATTCTATTCCACTTGCCATTGGCGCTGGCGAATTACGCGAAATTCCCGGCAGCCACCGCGGCAAACGGCATGTGGATGGCTTTTGAACGACAAGCCTACGAGTCGATTGGCGGGCACGAAGCCGTGCGCACTTCACTCGTCGAGGATGTACATATTGCGCGTACTCTGAAGCAAGCTGGCCATAGAGTGCTGCTCGCCAATATCACCGCTTCGGTTAAATGCCGGATGTACGAAACGCCAGCCGAAGTATGGGAAGGGTTTTTAAAGAACAGCTACACCGGCATCGGGCGTTCGCCGCTGATCGCCATCCTTTTGACCTTGTTTTACAGCGTCTTTTACATCTTCCCGCTGCTTCTCGCAACAGCCGGCCTTGTGACGGCCAACTGGATCTGGCTCCTGCCATACGCACTGACCGTTTTGCAGCGCTGGTATGTCGACATGGTAACCAATCAGCGCTGGTACTTGGCATTTCTCATTCCCCTCCAAGCGGCAGCGATGCTCGCGGTCATGCTCACGGCCATGAAAAAATCCTTAAAAAATGAGTCTTATACATGGAAAGGCAGGCATTATTCATGA
- a CDS encoding phytoene desaturase family protein produces MNRPHIAIVGGGLGGLAAAITLANAGIRVSLFEKNSHFGGKLMPVELGSYHFDFGPNTITMPHIFREVIEQTGRDPDQYFQLEKLAVHTRNHFADGSHIDFTADRAHMIRQLETLDSFAASKYDAFLAEVARLYQSSEQYFFPLSFQSYRDYLSPSLGVAMLKVRPLESMDHFFSRYFKHKGLLQAVGRYATYIGSSPYKAPATFAMIAHLELSQGVFYAKGGNVSIAQGFAQVAAECGVEMYPETAVASILTEQGQACGVELADGEQIAADAVILNGDLLSAFPELVHETERPSFKDAKRDRFEPSISAFVITAGLDTRLHELKHHNVFFSADYPREFHELFSDKQYSGEPTIYISNSSHSDPSVSPAGDNLFILVNAPALTAQGDLQIDPQQYKERIYDLLEHYGIEIRDHLRQERIFTPEFIHDTFGSHRGALYGPSSNRPKDAFLRPSNASRDIKGLFFVGGSVHPGGGSPMVTLSGLNVARRLIEHYSS; encoded by the coding sequence ATGAACAGACCACATATCGCCATCGTCGGCGGCGGGCTCGGCGGCTTGGCTGCTGCGATCACGCTCGCGAACGCGGGCATACGCGTCAGTCTATTTGAAAAGAACAGCCATTTCGGCGGCAAGTTAATGCCAGTCGAGCTTGGCAGCTACCATTTCGATTTCGGCCCCAACACGATCACGATGCCGCATATCTTTCGCGAGGTCATCGAGCAGACGGGACGAGACCCAGATCAATATTTTCAGCTCGAAAAACTCGCTGTCCATACGCGCAACCATTTTGCGGACGGCAGCCACATCGACTTTACCGCAGACCGCGCACACATGATCCGCCAGCTCGAAACGCTGGATTCTTTTGCAGCTAGCAAATACGATGCGTTCTTAGCCGAAGTCGCCCGTTTGTATCAGTCATCCGAACAGTATTTCTTTCCGCTGAGCTTCCAGTCTTACCGAGATTATTTGTCCCCATCACTCGGGGTGGCCATGCTGAAAGTGCGACCGCTTGAATCGATGGACCATTTTTTCAGCCGCTATTTCAAACACAAAGGTTTGCTTCAGGCAGTCGGGCGCTACGCTACTTATATCGGCTCATCGCCTTATAAAGCCCCTGCCACCTTCGCAATGATCGCCCACCTCGAACTGTCTCAAGGCGTCTTTTACGCAAAAGGCGGAAACGTGTCGATTGCACAAGGTTTTGCACAAGTTGCAGCGGAATGCGGCGTTGAGATGTACCCTGAAACGGCCGTCGCCAGCATCTTGACGGAACAAGGTCAAGCATGTGGTGTAGAACTCGCAGACGGCGAACAGATTGCCGCCGATGCGGTCATCTTGAATGGAGATTTATTATCGGCATTTCCAGAGTTGGTCCATGAAACAGAGCGTCCGTCTTTTAAGGATGCGAAGCGCGACCGATTTGAGCCGTCGATTTCGGCTTTTGTCATCACGGCGGGGCTCGACACTCGCTTGCATGAACTGAAGCATCATAACGTCTTCTTTTCAGCCGACTATCCGCGTGAGTTCCATGAGTTGTTTAGCGATAAGCAATACAGCGGCGAGCCGACCATCTACATCAGCAACTCATCCCATTCAGACCCGTCCGTCTCGCCTGCCGGGGACAATCTGTTCATTCTCGTCAACGCTCCTGCCCTGACAGCGCAAGGCGATTTGCAAATTGATCCCCAACAATACAAAGAGCGGATTTACGACTTATTGGAACATTACGGAATAGAAATACGCGACCACCTGCGACAAGAACGGATCTTCACGCCTGAATTCATCCACGATACATTCGGGTCTCATCGCGGCGCTTTATACGGGCCGTCTTCCAATCGCCCGAAAGACGCCTTTTTGCGGCCATCGAATGCAAGCCGCGACATTAAGGGACTGTTCTTTGTCGGTGGAAGCGTTCACCCTGGAGGCGGCTCTCCGATGGTTACTTTGAGCGGTTTGAATGTAGCGCGGCGCTTGATCGAACATTATTCATCCTAA
- a CDS encoding phytoene/squalene synthase family protein produces the protein MELKQAYSYCERIITDNSKSFYKAFSLLPKEKRKAVWAVYAFCRKVDDIVDEGSHPEPELKAFRKDFDEFLAGSIQWDDPMWLALEDVFESYDMDASAFYGLIKGQEMDLTINRYRTLDELLDYSYHVASTVGLMLLPILAPGRTALLKDGAISLGYAMQITNILRDIGEDLSMDRIYLPQDIMRKYGLAEEALGSGTVSESFIQVWEELASIAEFHYERAFETINDYPLSSRVPVKGAALVYREILSTIRAKEYTVFHEKHYVTDDSKQSILQCL, from the coding sequence ATGGAATTGAAACAAGCCTATAGCTATTGCGAACGCATTATCACCGATAATTCAAAGAGCTTTTATAAAGCATTTTCCTTATTGCCGAAAGAAAAGCGCAAAGCCGTATGGGCAGTATACGCCTTCTGCCGGAAAGTCGACGATATCGTCGATGAAGGCAGCCATCCAGAACCTGAGCTAAAAGCATTCCGGAAAGACTTTGATGAATTTCTAGCCGGTTCGATTCAATGGGACGACCCGATGTGGCTGGCGCTTGAAGATGTTTTTGAAAGTTACGATATGGATGCCAGCGCATTTTACGGATTGATTAAAGGGCAGGAAATGGATTTGACGATCAACCGCTACAGAACGCTTGATGAGCTATTGGATTATAGCTATCACGTGGCGAGTACGGTCGGCCTGATGCTGTTGCCGATACTTGCACCTGGGCGCACGGCTCTGTTAAAAGATGGCGCGATTTCGTTAGGCTACGCCATGCAAATCACCAATATCCTGCGAGATATCGGAGAAGACTTGTCTATGGACCGCATCTATTTGCCTCAGGACATTATGCGGAAATACGGCCTCGCCGAGGAAGCACTTGGAAGCGGAACGGTATCGGAATCATTCATCCAAGTGTGGGAAGAACTCGCCAGCATCGCGGAGTTCCATTACGAGCGGGCCTTTGAAACGATCAACGATTATCCCCTATCTTCTCGTGTGCCAGTCAAAGGCGCCGCGCTTGTCTATCGGGAAATCCTTTCGACCATCCGCGCGAAAGAGTATACGGTGTTTCACGAAAAGCATTACGTAACGGATGATTCCAAGCAATCCATCCTGCAATGTTTATAA
- a CDS encoding phytoene desaturase family protein produces MKIAIIGGGVGGLMGALYLTKLGYEVTIYEKEHKLGGRMAFVERDGFRIDEGPTIVLLPEMFRDLFAQAGIDPHSIELLLCDPLYTIRFTDGKVYTKYPGRERQLQEVEEQFPEDKDGFIRFMDEGQKRFDIGKPAFLEHDFVRKADFWTFRNIRNLMKLKPQQSVHQLMENYFRDERLQLAYSLQALYIGGDPYRAPAMYSLVPFSEHQHGVYYVKGGYASIIPVMERELRSRGAEIRLNTAVKRVVKKYGRATAIETTAGIEPYDAIVYNGDFPGINQVAPMKKQKEYTPSSGCVLLYFGLDKVYEDVNVHQFFIGDDYKEHMEDVFVRGQKTENPAFYTFHPSVIDDSLAPEGKSVLYVLVPVPSDTEIDWKNDEEWIGRILDRMETLSFPGIRESIEWMDVRTPKDAEAFGLFKGGSFGIGPTLRQSGVFRPQIKPDNTENLYAVGASVHPGGGIPIVMQGAKLLADRIHSDLKERGGS; encoded by the coding sequence ATGAAAATAGCCATAATTGGAGGCGGGGTCGGAGGCTTGATGGGCGCGCTTTATTTAACAAAGCTCGGCTATGAAGTCACTATCTATGAAAAAGAACATAAACTTGGTGGCAGAATGGCGTTTGTGGAACGGGATGGTTTCCGAATCGATGAAGGCCCGACCATCGTCTTGCTGCCGGAAATGTTCCGCGATTTATTCGCCCAAGCAGGAATCGACCCTCACAGCATCGAATTATTATTATGCGACCCGCTTTACACAATCCGTTTTACAGATGGAAAAGTGTATACGAAATATCCAGGGCGTGAGCGGCAATTGCAAGAAGTAGAAGAGCAGTTCCCGGAAGATAAAGATGGATTTATCCGCTTTATGGATGAGGGGCAGAAGCGCTTCGACATCGGCAAGCCTGCTTTTCTCGAACATGATTTTGTCCGCAAAGCGGATTTTTGGACTTTCCGCAACATCCGCAATTTGATGAAGCTAAAGCCGCAGCAATCTGTCCACCAATTAATGGAGAATTACTTCAGGGACGAACGATTGCAATTGGCATATTCCCTTCAGGCGCTTTATATCGGTGGGGACCCTTACCGCGCGCCGGCCATGTATTCACTTGTACCGTTCAGTGAGCATCAGCACGGAGTGTATTATGTGAAGGGCGGCTATGCGAGCATCATTCCTGTTATGGAGCGGGAGCTGCGCAGCCGCGGCGCTGAGATTCGTTTGAACACAGCTGTTAAACGCGTCGTGAAAAAATACGGTCGTGCCACAGCAATCGAAACAACAGCCGGCATAGAGCCATATGATGCGATTGTCTATAATGGGGATTTCCCCGGAATCAACCAAGTGGCGCCGATGAAGAAACAGAAAGAATACACGCCTTCTTCCGGCTGTGTGCTGTTGTATTTTGGATTGGACAAAGTGTATGAAGATGTAAATGTCCACCAGTTCTTCATTGGTGATGATTATAAAGAACATATGGAAGATGTGTTTGTCAGAGGGCAAAAAACGGAAAATCCGGCATTCTACACATTTCATCCGTCGGTCATTGACGATTCTCTTGCCCCTGAAGGCAAATCGGTGCTCTATGTGCTTGTACCGGTTCCTTCTGATACAGAAATCGACTGGAAAAATGATGAAGAGTGGATCGGGCGTATTTTGGACCGGATGGAGACATTGTCGTTTCCTGGGATCCGGGAATCGATTGAATGGATGGATGTGCGCACGCCGAAAGATGCGGAAGCGTTCGGCTTGTTTAAGGGAGGCAGCTTCGGAATCGGCCCGACATTACGTCAATCCGGCGTTTTCCGCCCTCAGATCAAACCGGACAATACGGAAAATTTGTATGCAGTCGGAGCTTCTGTCCATCCGGGCGGCGGCATCCCGATCGTTATGCAAGGAGCGAAATTGCTGGCCGACAGAATCCACAGCGATTTGAAAGAAAGGGGCGGTTCATGA